A stretch of the Coprobacillus cateniformis genome encodes the following:
- a CDS encoding DUF2695 domain-containing protein, whose translation MKNLKFLNSLPMPVGKFIQLFDYLDKSSQGCKRDLQLTIKFLEKHKCPIKDVTEWLYKNDGGCDCAVLANVEKQFVVRKIISELDYRDKDDEE comes from the coding sequence ATGAAGAACCTAAAATTTTTGAATTCATTGCCTATGCCTGTTGGAAAATTTATACAACTTTTTGATTATCTAGATAAATCAAGTCAAGGATGTAAAAGAGATTTACAACTTACAATAAAGTTTTTAGAGAAACATAAATGTCCGATTAAAGATGTGACAGAGTGGCTTTATAAAAATGATGGAGGTTGTGATTGTGCAGTTTTGGCTAATGTAGAAAAACAATTTGTAGTAAGAAAAATAATTTCTGAACTTGATTATAGAGATAAAGACGATGAAGAGTAA
- the guaA gene encoding glutamine-hydrolyzing GMP synthase, producing the protein MKRELVIVLDFGGQYNQLVARRVRECNVYCEIYSYKVDIEKIKEMNPKGIILTGGPNSCYEENSPTYSKELFELGIPVLGLCYGAQLMQHVMGGKVERADVREYGKSNLTVNNNSPLFSDVAKDSICWMSHFDYISQIAPGFEITATTPDCPVAACENIAQNLYAIQFHPEVLHTQEGTKMLSNFVLNVCGCQGDWRMDCFVEEQIKAIREKVGNGKVLCALSGGVDSSVAAVLLSKAIGNQLTCVFVDHGLLRKNEGDEVEAIFGPNGNYDLNFIRVNAQQRYYEKLKGIEDPETKRKIIGEEFIRVFEEEAQKIGTVDFLVQGTIYPDVVESGLGGESAVIKSHHNVGGLPDCVDFKEIIEPLRDLFKDEVRKVGLELGIPEYLVFRQPFPGPGLGIRIIGEVTEEKVKIVQDADFIYREEIAKVGLDRSIGQYFAALTNMRSVGVMGDERTYDYAVVLRAVNTIDFMTAESAEIPYQVLNKVMSRIINEVRGVNRVFYDITSKPPGTIEFE; encoded by the coding sequence GTGAAAAGAGAATTAGTGATTGTCTTAGATTTCGGAGGACAGTACAATCAGTTAGTTGCTCGTCGAGTGCGTGAATGTAATGTTTATTGTGAAATTTATTCATATAAAGTTGATATTGAAAAGATTAAAGAAATGAATCCGAAAGGGATTATCTTAACGGGTGGTCCAAATAGTTGTTATGAAGAGAATTCACCAACATATTCAAAAGAGTTATTTGAATTAGGGATTCCAGTTTTAGGTTTATGTTATGGTGCACAATTAATGCAGCATGTAATGGGTGGAAAAGTTGAACGTGCTGATGTGAGAGAATATGGAAAATCAAATTTAACTGTTAACAACAATTCTCCACTTTTTAGCGATGTTGCTAAAGATAGTATTTGTTGGATGAGTCATTTTGATTATATTTCTCAGATTGCCCCAGGTTTTGAGATCACTGCAACAACTCCTGATTGTCCAGTTGCTGCTTGTGAAAATATTGCTCAAAATTTATATGCAATTCAATTCCATCCTGAAGTTTTACATACACAAGAAGGAACAAAGATGTTATCAAACTTTGTTTTAAATGTTTGTGGATGTCAAGGTGATTGGCGTATGGATTGTTTTGTTGAGGAACAAATCAAAGCAATTAGAGAAAAAGTTGGAAATGGCAAAGTTTTATGTGCTTTATCTGGTGGGGTTGATTCATCAGTTGCGGCTGTTTTATTATCAAAAGCCATTGGTAATCAATTGACTTGTGTTTTTGTTGATCATGGTTTACTTCGTAAAAATGAAGGTGATGAGGTTGAAGCTATCTTTGGACCTAATGGTAATTATGATTTGAATTTTATTAGAGTTAATGCACAACAAAGATATTATGAGAAATTAAAAGGTATAGAAGATCCTGAAACAAAGAGAAAAATCATTGGTGAAGAGTTTATTCGTGTCTTTGAAGAAGAGGCTCAAAAGATTGGTACAGTTGATTTCTTAGTTCAAGGAACAATTTATCCTGATGTTGTAGAAAGTGGCTTAGGTGGCGAATCTGCTGTCATTAAGTCCCATCATAATGTCGGCGGATTACCTGATTGTGTAGATTTTAAAGAAATTATTGAACCTTTAAGAGATTTATTTAAAGATGAAGTTCGTAAAGTTGGTTTAGAGTTAGGTATTCCTGAATATTTGGTATTTAGACAACCTTTCCCAGGACCAGGTCTTGGTATTCGCATTATTGGTGAAGTGACTGAAGAAAAGGTCAAGATTGTTCAAGATGCTGATTTTATCTATAGAGAAGAGATCGCAAAAGTTGGACTTGATCGTTCAATTGGACAATACTTTGCAGCTCTTACAAATATGCGTTCTGTAGGTGTTATGGGTGATGAGAGAACTTATGATTATGCAGTTGTCTTACGTGCTGTCAATACCATTGATTTTATGACAGCTGAATCTGCTGAGATTCCTTATCAAGTTTTAAATAAAGTGATGTCTCGTATTATTAATGAGGTTCGAGGTGTGAATAGAGTGTTCTATGATATTACATCTAAACCTCCAGGAACAATAGAGTTCGAGTGA
- a CDS encoding adenylosuccinate synthase, which translates to MSGIVVVGSQWGDEGKGKITDYLAQKADVVVRYQGGNNAGHTIEFNGQKFALRLIPSGIFTSGNVILGNGMVINPKALLEEMKYLNDAGVSTDGIKISDRAHVILPYHLEIDAMQEKLRGDKNIGTTKKGIGPTYVDKYARIGIRVGEFIHEELFRSRLEEVLPLKLREYPELDFHVEDIFQEYKEYAKMIKPMVTDTGLLLDEYFRQDKKVLFEGAQGTMLDIDYGTYPYVTSSHPGANGVCEGAGIGPVNIDEVIGIVKAYTTRVGSGAFPTEIDDEVGNRIREVGREYGTVTKRPRRIGWFDAVVVNQSRRMSGLTGLSIMLLDVLTGIETLKLCTAYQLNGEIIHALPAVIQELDKVEPIYEEMPGWSEDITHVTSFEELPINCQNYLKRISELVHCPIAMFSVGPDREQTIILKEVI; encoded by the coding sequence ATGTCTGGAATTGTTGTTGTAGGAAGCCAATGGGGTGATGAGGGAAAAGGGAAAATTACTGATTACCTTGCCCAAAAGGCTGATGTTGTTGTTCGTTATCAAGGTGGAAATAATGCTGGTCATACAATTGAATTTAATGGTCAGAAGTTTGCTTTAAGATTAATTCCTTCAGGAATCTTTACATCTGGGAATGTGATATTAGGAAATGGAATGGTGATTAATCCTAAGGCATTACTAGAAGAAATGAAGTATTTGAATGATGCTGGTGTTTCTACTGATGGCATAAAGATTAGTGATCGTGCGCATGTCATTTTACCATATCATTTGGAAATAGATGCTATGCAGGAAAAATTGCGTGGAGATAAAAATATTGGAACAACAAAAAAAGGTATTGGTCCGACTTATGTTGATAAATATGCACGTATTGGTATTCGTGTTGGAGAATTTATTCATGAAGAATTATTTCGTTCAAGACTTGAAGAAGTTTTGCCTTTAAAATTAAGAGAATATCCAGAATTAGATTTTCATGTGGAAGATATCTTCCAAGAATATAAAGAATATGCTAAAATGATAAAACCAATGGTCACTGATACTGGTTTATTATTGGATGAATATTTTAGACAAGATAAGAAAGTTTTGTTTGAGGGTGCACAAGGAACAATGTTAGATATTGATTATGGAACATATCCATATGTCACAAGTTCTCATCCTGGTGCCAATGGTGTTTGTGAAGGGGCAGGAATTGGTCCTGTCAATATTGATGAAGTTATTGGTATTGTCAAGGCGTATACAACACGTGTTGGTTCAGGCGCTTTTCCAACAGAGATTGATGATGAAGTAGGAAATCGTATTCGTGAGGTTGGAAGAGAATATGGAACAGTGACAAAACGTCCACGTCGTATTGGATGGTTTGACGCTGTTGTTGTGAATCAGTCAAGAAGAATGAGTGGTTTAACTGGATTATCTATAATGTTATTGGATGTCTTAACTGGTATTGAAACATTAAAGTTATGTACAGCTTATCAGTTGAATGGTGAAATCATTCATGCATTACCTGCAGTTATTCAAGAGTTGGATAAGGTTGAACCTATTTACGAAGAAATGCCTGGCTGGAGTGAAGATATTACGCATGTCACTTCATTTGAAGAATTACCTATAAATTGTCAAAATTATTTAAAGAGAATCAGTGAATTGGTTCATTGTCCAATAGCAATGTTCTCAGTTGGTCCTGATAGAGAACAAACAATTATATTAAAAGAAGTGATTTAG
- the rsmH gene encoding 16S rRNA (cytosine(1402)-N(4))-methyltransferase RsmH, whose product MEPKHKRRVRYSGTHPKKYNEKYKELNPDLYPETIEKVIKKGSTPVGMHLSIMVNEILEFLDIQEGQIGLDCTLGYGGHTLKMLECLNHTGHMYALDIDPIESVKTKERLFNKGYGEELLTIKQCNFKDIDYVSKEVGLFDFVLADLGVSSMQIDNPERGFSYKKEGPLDLRLNPEKGIPASQKLQELNKTQLEQLFIDNSDEPYAKEIAKNIDSFLKTGRLIETTTDLYKIIEKSLSFIPVNERKESIKKSAARVFQALRIEVNNEFDVLIEFMEKLPNILKSGGRVAILTFHSGEDRIVKKAFKEMKNLGIYSDAARNVIRPSKEECHMNSRAKSTKMRWAIKD is encoded by the coding sequence ATGGAACCTAAACACAAAAGAAGAGTAAGATATAGTGGGACTCATCCCAAGAAATATAATGAGAAATATAAAGAATTAAATCCTGATTTATATCCTGAAACCATAGAAAAAGTTATTAAAAAGGGAAGTACACCAGTAGGTATGCATCTATCTATTATGGTTAATGAAATCTTAGAGTTTCTAGATATTCAAGAAGGTCAAATTGGATTAGATTGTACCTTAGGCTATGGAGGACATACTTTAAAGATGCTTGAATGTTTAAATCATACTGGTCATATGTATGCTTTAGATATTGATCCTATAGAAAGCGTTAAAACAAAAGAAAGACTTTTCAATAAAGGATATGGTGAAGAACTCCTAACAATTAAACAATGCAATTTTAAAGATATTGATTATGTTTCAAAAGAAGTTGGTTTATTTGATTTTGTATTAGCAGATTTAGGTGTTTCTTCTATGCAGATAGATAATCCTGAGAGAGGATTTTCATATAAAAAAGAAGGTCCGTTAGATCTAAGATTAAATCCTGAAAAAGGGATTCCTGCATCACAAAAATTACAAGAATTAAATAAAACACAATTAGAGCAACTTTTCATTGATAATTCAGATGAACCATATGCTAAAGAAATTGCTAAAAATATAGATTCATTCTTAAAAACTGGGCGTCTGATTGAAACCACAACTGACCTATATAAAATTATTGAAAAAAGCCTTTCTTTCATTCCTGTAAACGAAAGAAAAGAGTCTATTAAAAAGTCTGCTGCAAGAGTTTTTCAAGCATTACGTATTGAGGTCAATAATGAATTTGATGTTCTTATTGAATTTATGGAAAAACTCCCCAATATTCTTAAATCAGGCGGAAGAGTTGCGATACTTACTTTTCATTCTGGAGAAGATAGAATTGTTAAAAAGGCCTTTAAAGAAATGAAGAATCTTGGTATTTATAGTGATGCTGCAAGGAATGTTATAAGACCTAGTAAAGAAGAATGTCATATGAATAGTCGTGCCAAATCAACCAAAATGAGATGGGCTATTAAAGATTAA
- a CDS encoding excisionase, producing the protein MNNNDIPVWEKYTLTIEEASKYFRIGENKLRRLAEENKDAGWLIMNGNRIQIKRRQFEKVIDKLDAI; encoded by the coding sequence ATGAATAACAACGATATTCCCGTATGGGAAAAATACACCCTTACCATTGAAGAAGCGTCTAAGTATTTCCGTATCGGAGAAAACAAGCTAAGACGATTGGCAGAGGAAAACAAGGACGCTGGCTGGCTCATTATGAATGGCAACCGCATACAGATTAAACGCCGACAGTTTGAAAAGGTCATTGATAAATTGGACGCAATCTAA
- a CDS encoding helix-turn-helix domain-containing protein: MFMKLEVFEYLIAIEKYGSLNKAAKHLYMS; encoded by the coding sequence ATGTTTATGAAACTTGAAGTGTTTGAATATTTGATTGCTATAGAAAAGTATGGTTCTTTAAATAAGGCTGCAAAACACTTATATATGTCATAG
- a CDS encoding site-specific integrase yields the protein MKEKRRDSKGRILHTGESQRTDGKYLYKYVDAFGNTKYVYAWRLTPTDPTPKGKREKPSLRELEQQIRRDIEDGIDSTGKKMTLCQLYAKQNAQRANVKKSTQKQREQLMRLLKEDKLGARSIDTIKPSDAKEWALRMKDKGFSYNTINNHKRSLKASFYIAIQDDCVRKNPFDFKLSEVLENDTKEKVALTEEQEQALLSFIKTDNVYHKYYDDVLILLKTGLRISELCGLTVADIDFKNEVVVIDHQLLKSKEQGYYIETPKTKNGIRQVPLSRETIQAFQRVIRKRTKGKLIEIDGYKDFLFINPKGNPKVAIDYNALFVRMVKKYNKHHEDNPLPHITPHTLRHTFCTRLAGRNMNPKDLQYIMGHSNISITMNWYAHASIDTAKSEVQRLIA from the coding sequence ATGAAAGAAAAAAGACGGGATAGCAAAGGACGTATCCTGCATACTGGAGAGAGCCAACGAACAGACGGAAAATACTTATATAAATATGTGGACGCATTTGGAAACACAAAATATGTGTATGCTTGGAGATTGACACCCACAGACCCGACACCAAAGGGAAAGCGGGAAAAACCCTCACTTCGAGAACTGGAACAGCAGATAAGACGGGATATTGAGGACGGTATCGACAGCACAGGTAAGAAAATGACGCTTTGCCAACTCTACGCCAAACAGAACGCACAGAGGGCAAACGTGAAGAAAAGCACACAAAAACAGCGGGAACAACTTATGCGGTTATTAAAAGAGGACAAGTTAGGTGCTAGGAGCATTGATACGATAAAACCCTCTGACGCTAAAGAATGGGCGTTACGCATGAAAGACAAAGGCTTTTCCTATAACACCATTAACAACCATAAACGCTCGTTAAAAGCGTCATTCTATATCGCCATACAAGACGATTGTGTAAGGAAAAACCCTTTTGATTTCAAGCTGAGTGAAGTCCTAGAAAATGATACGAAAGAGAAAGTCGCATTGACAGAGGAACAGGAACAAGCCTTACTGTCATTCATCAAAACGGACAACGTGTATCACAAGTATTATGATGATGTGCTGATACTGTTAAAGACTGGACTTCGTATCTCGGAATTGTGCGGACTGACAGTAGCCGATATTGATTTCAAGAATGAGGTTGTGGTTATCGACCACCAGTTATTAAAAAGCAAGGAACAGGGCTATTATATTGAAACGCCTAAGACAAAGAACGGAATAAGGCAAGTTCCATTAAGCAGAGAAACGATACAGGCATTTCAACGGGTCATAAGGAAACGCACAAAAGGGAAACTGATAGAGATAGACGGATACAAAGATTTTCTGTTCATCAATCCGAAAGGCAATCCCAAAGTGGCGATTGATTACAACGCCTTATTTGTCCGTATGGTAAAGAAATACAACAAACACCACGAGGACAATCCCCTGCCACATATCACACCGCATACGCTACGCCATACGTTCTGCACGAGATTGGCAGGCAGGAACATGAACCCGAAAGATTTACAGTATATCATGGGGCATTCAAACATCAGTATCACAATGAACTGGTACGCTCATGCGTCCATAGATACCGCAAAATCAGAGGTTCAGCGTCTAATCGCATAG
- a CDS encoding C39 family peptidase, translated as MKKGIKKFFLVALPLSMMAMNITSVFADDEFPVDDLENYLEVQSGGEAKRNENKEIISTFDENNIIQTRGWGESCYPTVPTYKQENGYYCGPASLQMTLKHITGTKYSQSSLASSAGTASSIGTYVYKMRDVLNSKQSKYKYAYTTVSSQSDLQKKVTASIAKEAPVIFHAKTGSLQMYNGTNLGHYVVGHTIFDPTYDPGVKVSYNDPYYKDYGKGSVYGNHTDKLSNFYLALTKWGKRYLIYSA; from the coding sequence ATGAAAAAAGGTATTAAAAAATTTTTTTTGGTGGCTCTTCCATTATCTATGATGGCAATGAACATTACTTCTGTATTTGCAGATGATGAATTTCCTGTAGATGATTTAGAAAATTATTTGGAAGTCCAAAGTGGTGGTGAAGCTAAAAGAAATGAGAATAAGGAAATTATTTCCACATTTGATGAAAACAACATTATACAAACAAGGGGATGGGGTGAATCTTGTTATCCAACAGTACCAACATATAAACAAGAAAATGGTTATTATTGTGGTCCAGCATCTCTTCAAATGACTTTAAAACATATCACAGGTACAAAATATTCTCAGAGCAGTTTGGCTTCAAGTGCAGGTACAGCAAGTTCGATAGGTACATATGTATATAAAATGAGAGATGTTTTGAATTCAAAACAATCTAAATATAAGTATGCTTATACTACAGTATCTAGTCAAAGTGACTTACAAAAAAAGGTTACTGCATCTATCGCAAAAGAAGCTCCGGTAATATTTCATGCTAAAACTGGTTCGTTACAGATGTATAATGGAACAAACTTAGGTCATTATGTAGTTGGACATACAATTTTTGATCCAACATATGATCCAGGTGTTAAAGTTAGTTATAATGATCCATACTATAAAGATTATGGAAAAGGAAGTGTATATGGAAATCATACTGACAAATTATCTAATTTTTATCTAGCACTTACAAAGTGGGGGAAAAGATATTTAATTTATTCTGCATAA
- a CDS encoding MATE family efflux transporter, which yields MAFFQSLLSISFLVVQSALNTLGSDEVAAYTAAYKMDSMMMQILSGFGTAISTFTAQNYGHKAYNRIRKGAKETLKITVLLNLIVAIFAHFFGKEFMSLFVQNSENRVISLGIQYISFTSLCYFILGINFVVRFVLTGVGESSVPLGVGILEIIVRCLGTYFLIYPLGFQGVIYVNPLCWLTSTFLIICFYPYLLKKAFND from the coding sequence ATGGCCTTTTTTCAATCACTTCTTTCTATTAGTTTTCTAGTTGTTCAATCTGCATTAAATACACTAGGAAGTGATGAAGTTGCTGCGTATACTGCTGCATATAAAATGGATTCTATGATGATGCAAATTCTATCAGGATTTGGAACTGCAATTTCAACTTTTACAGCACAAAATTATGGTCATAAAGCCTATAATCGTATCCGTAAGGGAGCAAAAGAAACTTTAAAAATAACAGTTTTATTAAATTTAATCGTTGCTATTTTTGCCCATTTTTTTGGAAAAGAATTTATGTCATTATTTGTTCAAAATAGTGAAAATCGTGTTATTTCTTTAGGCATTCAATATATTTCATTTACTTCACTTTGCTATTTTATTTTAGGAATAAATTTTGTTGTAAGATTTGTCCTAACAGGTGTAGGTGAATCCTCTGTGCCATTAGGTGTAGGTATTCTTGAAATTATTGTGAGATGTCTGGGTACATACTTTTTGATTTATCCTTTGGGATTTCAGGGAGTGATTTATGTTAACCCATTATGCTGGTTGACATCAACATTCTTGATTATATGCTTTTATCCATATCTCTTAAAAAAAGCCTTTAATGACTAA
- a CDS encoding replication initiation factor domain-containing protein has translation MHILGLPTDIFNVYPASVKFKTYQARWQIGDIYVSGDARKTEDNPQGLGCYLVMTGRGCDDIFRILDSRNYTFGDMFKHCERRYGLDNFHFTRLDIAIDDKNEKPFFTIEQIKKKCEKEEFISNSEGYHFDESKFDDFDTAKTVYIGAGKSGLSYRFYDKDKEVCSRYNKTLDEVGSWKRTEMQLRDDKAHAFAMTFKDRPLELGELAFGLLANNLRFVVANRNESNKSRWKTCRFWERFLGAVEVLKLQVSKPYNSLEETQQWLTEGGVISAVKSFYFLEEHDALGGLEKVGTMLDKARYSTSLSSKLTAHLQRINRTDLIPYIQYDTKQGKGGI, from the coding sequence ATGCACATTTTAGGTTTACCGACTGACATTTTCAATGTCTATCCGGCAAGCGTTAAATTCAAGACTTATCAAGCACGCTGGCAGATTGGAGATATTTATGTATCAGGGGACGCAAGAAAGACAGAGGACAACCCACAAGGGCTAGGCTGTTATCTTGTTATGACTGGCAGAGGGTGTGATGATATTTTCCGTATTCTCGACAGTAGGAATTATACCTTTGGGGATATGTTCAAACATTGTGAGCGAAGATACGGACTGGATAATTTCCATTTCACAAGGCTTGATATTGCCATTGATGATAAGAACGAAAAGCCATTCTTTACCATAGAGCAGATAAAGAAGAAATGCGAAAAAGAGGAATTTATCTCGAATAGTGAGGGCTACCACTTTGATGAAAGCAAGTTTGACGATTTCGACACCGCAAAGACTGTTTATATCGGTGCTGGAAAGTCGGGATTGTCCTACCGCTTTTATGACAAGGATAAAGAAGTCTGTTCAAGATATAATAAGACGCTTGATGAAGTCGGCAGTTGGAAACGGACAGAAATGCAACTGCGTGATGATAAGGCTCATGCCTTTGCCATGACATTCAAGGACAGACCGCTGGAACTTGGGGAATTGGCTTTCGGGCTATTGGCAAACAACCTACGTTTTGTCGTAGCAAACAGAAATGAAAGTAATAAGAGCCGATGGAAAACGTGTCGATTTTGGGAACGCTTTTTAGGGGCTGTGGAAGTCTTGAAACTGCAAGTATCAAAACCATATAATTCCCTTGAAGAAACACAGCAATGGCTCACAGAGGGTGGCGTGATTTCTGCTGTCAAAAGTTTCTATTTCTTGGAAGAACATGACGCATTAGGTGGACTTGAAAAAGTGGGAACTATGCTTGACAAGGCAAGATACAGCACTTCCCTTTCCAGTAAACTAACTGCACATTTACAGAGGATAAACCGCACCGACCTTATCCCCTATATCCAGTATGACACGAAACAAGGGAAAGGGGGTATCTGA